From a single Salvelinus sp. IW2-2015 linkage group LG22, ASM291031v2, whole genome shotgun sequence genomic region:
- the LOC111949489 gene encoding mRNA decay activator protein ZFP36: MSDMIDDIITRNLINLGLDEPFTQKQIQSMVPRLKCSTSFFSPKSHSLSSEQLNDDTPWPLDIWSKMAPSQPQVSFRPDRSMSLTESSVLSFGKMKTLDEVPPPPGFPPLNNPTPLPSNRYKTELCRSFQENGSCKYGSKCQFAHGEPELRGLYRHPKYKTEACRTFYNFGYCPYGARCHFIHEEKLTPLTQKFHNQALADQSPRQLRQSVSFAGFLGPRSSPPPALHDPLGFTRAPSASPPPADILSPVFNDTQRDTFQFCQSRPSVGDIHNIPMIVEPQKPSRCVCGHGNNFPDTLNKSYAMEDRNNVYITQQNLHRFSSEDSLSDRDSYTSTGSTSGSESPTFDGAGNKRLTVFARLSLSD, translated from the exons ATGTCAGATATGATCGACGATATTATCACGAGG AATCTGATCAATCTGGGTTTAGATGAACCATTCACCCAGAAACAAATTCAATCGATGGTACCTCGTCTCAAGTGTTCAACTTCGTTCTTCTCACCAAAGAGCCATAGTCTAAGCTCTGAGCAATTGAACGATGATACCCCCTGGCCACTTGACATTTGGAGTAAGATGGCTCCAAGTCAACCACAGGTTTCCTTCAGACCTGACCGCTCCATGAGTCTGACCGAATCCAGTGTCCTCTCCTTCGGTAAAATGAAGACCCTGGATGAAGTGCCTCCACCGCCTGGATTTCCTCCACTGAACAACCCTACACCTCTCCCTTCCAACCGTTACAAGACCGAACTGTGCCGTAGTTTCCAGGAGAACGGCAGCTGTAAATATGGGAGCAAGTGTCAGTTTGCACACGGAGAGCCTGAGCTGCGCGGTTTGTACAGGCACCCAAAATACAAAACGGAGGCCTGCCGCACCTTTTACAACTTTGGCTACTGCCCATATGGAGCCCGCTGTCACTTCATTCACGAAGAGAAGCTCACCCCCTTGACCCAAAAGTTCCACAACCAAGCACTTGCTGATCAGAGCCCACGTCAGCTCCGTCAGAGCGTCAGTTTCGCAGGTTTCCTGGGACCACGCAGCTCACCCCCCCCTGCGCTCCACGACCCCCTTGGCTTCACCCGTGCGCCCTCGGCGTCACCACCCCCTGCGGACATTCTCTCCCCAGTGTTCAATGACACCCAACGCgacacatttcagttttgtcagaGCCGACCCAGTGTTGGTGACATCCACAACATCCCTATGATAGTTGAGCCACAGAAGCCCTCACGCTGCGTTTGTGGCCACGGAAATAACTTCCCAGACACTCTGAACAAATCGTACGCTATGGAGGACCGCAACAACGTCTACATCACCCAGCAAAACCTCCACCGCTTCTCTTCTGAAGATTCCCTCTCAGATCGGGATAGTTATACCAGCACAGGCAGCACCAGCGGTTCAGAGTCCCCCACATTTGATGGGGCTGGCAACAAGCGCCTCACCGTCTTTGCGCGTCTGTCACTCTCTGACTAG